A part of Cannabis sativa cultivar Pink pepper isolate KNU-18-1 chromosome 6, ASM2916894v1, whole genome shotgun sequence genomic DNA contains:
- the LOC115695572 gene encoding putative dynamin-related protein 4A: protein MGSNKKKQTLISTTNVVVKSDLDGIGSHSPIVSSFNDKIRPVLDAVDKLRNLAVMEEGIQLPTIVVVGEQSSGKSSVRESLARINLPRGQGICTRVPLIMRLQNSSNSQPELFLEYNQIKVPTTEENVSEAINTATQVIAGDGKGISKTPLTLIVKKKGVPDLTMVDLPGITRVPVHGQPENIYDQIKDIIMEYIQPEASIVGNYLF, encoded by the coding sequence atgggGAGTAACAAGAAAAAGCAAACCCTAATTTCTACTACAAACGTTGTTGTAAAATCAGATCTTGATGGCATTGGAAGTCACTCACCAATAGTTTCTTCCTTCAACGACAAGATTCGTCCCGTGCTCGATGCCGTTGACAAGCTCAGAAACCTCGCCGTCATGGAGGAAGGAATCCAGCTTCCCACCATCGTCGTCGTCGGAGAACAGTCTTCCGGCAAGTCCTCCGTTCGAGAATCCCTAGCAAGAATCAACCTGCCACGTGGACAAGGCATCTGTACAAGAGTCCCACTCATAATGAGACTCCAAAACAGCTCGAATTCTCAGCCGGAGCTTTTTCTAGAGTACAACCAGATTAAAGTTCCGACCACCGAAGAAAATGTCTCCGAAGCTATAAACACGGCGACTCAGGTCATTGCCGGAGATGGTAAGGGAATATCTAAGACCCCTTTGACTCTCattgtgaaaaagaaaggtGTTCCGGATTTGACCATGGTTGACCTTCCCGGAATAACTAGGGTTCCGGTTCACGGTCAACCGGAGAATATTTATGATCAGATTAAGGATATCATCATGGAGTACATTCAACCGGAGGCtagtattgttggaaattatttgttCTAA
- the LOC133039440 gene encoding dynamin-related protein 4C-like, whose product MEAAVSTDDFPTCESIRLSQSVDKNGERTLAVVTKSDKSPEGLLEKVTSNDVNIGLGFVCVRNRVGQESYEEARFKEAKLFETHSLLSMIDKSIVGIPVLSQKLMQIQATSISRNLPDIVKKINDKLSHNIVEFKSLPRALTSVPEAMSALMKIIGGVKESLRKVLLRGEYFDEFPNDKKMHCKARLVEMVNGFSDELKKCPESDPTRNFLMDEIKHLEEAKEISLPNFLPKNIFLSILKEKDNGISSIPKAFVEKLFGYVEEVVMSVLMSHVRHYYQLQISAKIAGLNLIENMIENSMKWVMEIVEMEKLTDYTCNPEFETEYNKLMAQKDAFMKNLHLYNSMTIERVGSVDLVKPRNSPHLLDQAFDLRMRLVAYWSIVQRRLVDSMALHLQLSVHRLVDEHLERELVSQIMAPNGNLERMLEESPLVASKRAKLEGSIKKLKECKEILAQIMDRTHDQC is encoded by the exons ATGGAGGCTGCCGTGT CCACCGATGACTTTCCAACGTGTGAGTCAATTAGGTTATCACAAAGCGTTGACAAAAATGGTGAGAGAACTCTTGCTGTGGTGACCAAGTCAGATAAGTCTCCAGAAGGGCTTTTGGAAAAGGTAACTTCTAATGATGTTAATATAGGATTAGGGTTTGTTTGTGTTAGAAATAGAGTTGGTCAAGAATCTTATGAAGAAGCTCGTTTCAAGGAAGCTAAGCTTTTTGAAACACATTCTTTGCTTTCTATGATTGATAAATCTATTGTTGGAATTCCTGTTTTGTCCCAAAAACTCATGCAAATTCAAGCTACAAGTATATCTCGAAACTTACCTGATATAGTCAAGAAAATTAATGACAAGTTGAGTCATAACATTGTTGAGTTTAAATCACTTCCTAGGGCTTTGACTTCTGTGCCTGAAGCTATGAGTGCTTTGATGAAGATCATAGGTGGAGTCAAAGAGTCATTAAGGAAAGTTTTGTTGAGAGGAGAATATTTTGATGAGTTTCCTAATGATAAGAAAATGCATTGTAAAGCTAGGTTGGTTGAGATGGTCAATGGTTTTTCGGATGAGCTTAAGAAGTGTCCAGAGAGTGATCCGACTCGAAATTTCTTAATGGATGAGATTAAACACTTGGAAGAAGCTAAAGAAATTTCTCTTCCTAACTTTCTTCCTAAGAATATATTTCTCTCTATACTAAAAGAAAAGGATAATGGGATTTCGAGTATTCCTAAGGCTTTTGTGGAGAAGCTATTTGGTTATGTGGAAGAAGTTGTTATGAGTGTTTTGATGAGCCATGTTCGACACTATTACCAGCTTCAAATCTCAGCGAAAATAGCTGGGCTTAATTTGATTGAGAACATGATAGAGAATTCAATGAAGTGGGTTATGGAGATTGTGGAGATGGAGAAATTAACTGATTATACTTGTAACCCCGAATTCGAAACCGAATACAATAAGCTCATGGCTCAAAAGGATGCGTTCATGAAGAATCTCCACTTGTACAATTCTATGACTATTGAGCGTGTTGGTTCGGTTGACTTGGTCAAACCAAGGAATTCTCCTCATTTGTTAGATCAAGCTTTTGACTTGAGGATGAGATTGGTGGCTTATTGGAGCATTGTACAGAGAAGGCTTGTTGACTCAATGGCTCTACATTTGCAATTGAGTGTTCATAGGCTTGTGGATGAGCATTTGGAAAGGGAGCTTGTGAGTCAAATTATGGCTCCAAATGGGAATTTGGAGAGAATGTTAGAAGAGTCACCTTTGGTTGCTTCAAAGCGTGCCAAGTTGGAAGGGAGCATCAAAAAGCTTAAGGAATGCAAGGAAATCTTGGCTCAAATCATGGACCGAACTCATGATCAGTGCTAG